From the Shewanella amazonensis SB2B genome, one window contains:
- a CDS encoding HPr family phosphocarrier protein translates to MYEKTVTITAPHGIHTRPAALLVKEAKSFECDVIVECNGKQASAKSLFKLQTLGLYQGVNVRVFAQGPQAEDAVERVSALLVTLS, encoded by the coding sequence ATGTACGAAAAAACTGTCACCATCACTGCACCCCATGGGATCCATACCCGCCCTGCCGCCCTCTTGGTCAAAGAGGCCAAATCCTTTGAATGTGACGTGATAGTCGAATGTAATGGCAAGCAAGCCAGCGCCAAGAGCCTGTTTAAGTTGCAGACCCTTGGGCTTTATCAAGGGGTAAACGTCCGGGTATTTGCCCAGGGCCCCCAAGCCGAAGACGCCGTTGAAAGAGTCTCGGCGCTCCTGGTTACTTTAAGCTGA
- a CDS encoding ACT domain-containing protein, giving the protein MRLTLALHARLYSIHSFSPDTQVPAVVFAQEMFFIGKTREELSVVVPSELELDSLEAETNWICLEVLGPLGFSMTGILSRISGILAENHISIFAISTFDTDYILVKKEKRELAIAALKKNGYQIIDHPQSAD; this is encoded by the coding sequence GTGCGATTGACCCTTGCCTTGCACGCCAGACTTTACAGCATTCACAGCTTCAGCCCGGATACACAGGTGCCTGCGGTTGTTTTTGCGCAGGAGATGTTTTTCATCGGTAAAACCCGGGAAGAGCTCTCTGTGGTAGTGCCCTCAGAGCTCGAATTGGACAGCCTGGAAGCCGAAACCAATTGGATATGCCTCGAAGTGCTGGGCCCGCTGGGGTTTTCCATGACAGGTATTCTGTCACGCATATCGGGTATTCTGGCTGAAAACCACATCAGCATTTTTGCCATATCCACCTTTGACACCGACTATATTCTGGTCAAAAAAGAGAAACGGGAGCTGGCGATCGCGGCGCTGAAGAAAAACGGCTATCAGATTATCGACCATCCCCAATCTGCCGACTGA
- a CDS encoding methyl-accepting chemotaxis protein gives MIAFLRKFTILQRLIMMLALAALGTFCFAAFNIQEQYNNLEQQKWLQNDGQLDTVLSLVEVHRQQVQQGQISEADAKAEVASLINAAHYGNGGYFMVVDAEGQILAAGGQSQKIGSRVSDKSILNLVNEARTKGKAVATVETLNPDTGKTDTQLAEARQFAPWQWIVITGAFVADVNAAMETAIWNTLIIMMLISTPLFALFMALNHSITSPLNRAIEALEDIADGEGDLGARLSTAGKDEVAHLAKAFNRFAEKIGKLIKDIKPMGDELTDDAQALSQAVETANRSSEQIHRETESVAAAIHQMLATSQEMAHNTQQAADSASKVKGQAQESQSLMTSTLKQTESLVDKLKAAELTTARLGAASGQIGSILDVIRAIAEQTNLLALNAAIEAARAGAHGRGFAVVADEVRALANRTQQSTNEIQKIISEIQAGIGDVTASNSANQTLSESLQSQARQAGASMDAILSLVAHINDINTQLASATEEQSLVTEEINRNISNISEQMQLAVESNEGNRHAAGSLQSISRALAKALGHFKV, from the coding sequence ATGATTGCCTTCCTCAGAAAATTCACCATCTTACAGCGTCTTATCATGATGCTGGCGCTGGCAGCCCTTGGCACCTTTTGCTTTGCGGCCTTTAATATCCAGGAACAGTACAACAACCTTGAGCAGCAAAAATGGCTGCAAAATGATGGCCAGTTGGATACTGTGCTGTCGCTGGTAGAGGTGCACAGGCAACAGGTGCAGCAGGGTCAAATCAGCGAAGCAGATGCCAAGGCAGAAGTGGCGAGTCTTATCAATGCAGCTCATTACGGCAATGGTGGCTACTTTATGGTGGTGGATGCTGAGGGTCAGATCCTCGCTGCCGGTGGCCAGTCGCAGAAAATCGGTAGCCGTGTCAGCGACAAGTCTATCCTGAATCTGGTCAATGAAGCCCGCACCAAGGGCAAAGCGGTTGCCACAGTAGAGACCCTTAACCCGGACACAGGCAAAACCGACACCCAGTTGGCTGAAGCACGTCAATTTGCCCCCTGGCAGTGGATTGTCATCACCGGTGCCTTTGTGGCCGATGTCAATGCCGCCATGGAAACCGCCATCTGGAATACCCTCATCATTATGATGTTGATTTCCACACCACTGTTTGCCCTCTTTATGGCGCTCAATCATTCTATTACCTCGCCCCTTAACCGTGCCATTGAGGCGCTGGAAGACATCGCCGACGGCGAAGGGGATCTGGGAGCGAGACTGAGCACCGCAGGCAAAGATGAGGTAGCTCACCTTGCCAAGGCCTTTAATCGCTTCGCCGAAAAAATCGGTAAGTTAATTAAAGACATCAAACCCATGGGCGATGAACTGACCGATGATGCCCAGGCCCTGAGTCAGGCGGTTGAAACCGCCAATCGCAGCAGTGAACAAATCCATCGGGAGACTGAAAGCGTTGCCGCCGCCATTCATCAAATGCTGGCCACGAGCCAGGAAATGGCCCACAACACCCAGCAGGCTGCCGATTCGGCTTCCAAGGTAAAGGGACAGGCTCAGGAGAGCCAGTCGCTGATGACCAGCACGCTGAAGCAAACTGAATCCCTGGTAGACAAGCTGAAGGCGGCAGAGCTGACTACGGCCCGACTTGGCGCCGCCTCAGGTCAGATTGGCAGCATTCTCGATGTTATCCGCGCCATTGCCGAACAGACCAACCTGCTCGCCCTCAATGCCGCTATTGAAGCGGCCCGTGCCGGCGCCCACGGTCGCGGTTTTGCGGTTGTGGCCGATGAAGTGCGTGCCCTCGCCAACCGCACCCAGCAGTCCACCAATGAAATTCAAAAAATTATCAGCGAAATTCAGGCCGGTATCGGCGATGTAACCGCCTCCAACAGTGCCAATCAGACACTGTCTGAATCGCTGCAGAGCCAGGCCCGTCAGGCAGGCGCCTCCATGGACGCCATCTTGTCGCTGGTCGCCCACATTAACGACATCAACACTCAGCTTGCCAGTGCGACTGAAGAGCAGTCGCTGGTGACCGAAGAAATCAATCGCAACATCAGCAATATTTCAGAGCAAATGCAGCTGGCGGTTGAGTCCAACGAAGGTAATCGACATGCCGCAGGCTCGCTGCAATCCATCAGCCGGGCACTGGCCAAGGCCCTTGGGCATTTCAAGGTATAG
- a CDS encoding DUF3334 family protein, with protein sequence MSVTQIVTSEDILLKLCHSVSHVLSHTSGSRVTHAAMVQNISSTRLKPDLGCFSIFDGGFSGLVVINFSAASAVEIYRRYMLNMGMPESDLAFSHNSDEVGNVMGELMNQILGDFIGKVSKELQTSISQSQPKMLTINKEITISIDANLDEPVIRRVSFMTESNHIFYLEFAMDKTEFVKTREFELDEEFDPDFLIEQHGNTRSPWSQMAGKGIVADDADDLLDELGI encoded by the coding sequence ATGAGTGTTACTCAGATAGTTACCTCAGAAGACATATTGCTGAAACTCTGTCATTCGGTGTCCCATGTGTTGTCCCACACCAGTGGCAGCAGGGTCACACACGCGGCCATGGTGCAGAATATTTCCAGCACCCGTTTAAAGCCTGATCTGGGCTGCTTCTCCATTTTCGATGGTGGGTTTTCGGGATTGGTGGTGATCAATTTCTCGGCCGCTTCTGCCGTGGAAATCTATCGCCGTTATATGCTCAACATGGGCATGCCTGAAAGCGATTTGGCGTTCTCCCACAACTCCGATGAAGTCGGTAACGTGATGGGGGAACTTATGAACCAGATCCTGGGAGACTTTATCGGTAAGGTGTCCAAGGAGCTGCAAACCTCCATCAGTCAAAGTCAGCCGAAGATGCTGACCATCAACAAGGAAATCACCATCTCCATTGATGCCAATCTGGATGAACCAGTGATCCGCCGGGTGTCTTTTATGACCGAAAGCAACCACATCTTTTATCTTGAATTTGCCATGGACAAGACAGAGTTTGTCAAAACCCGGGAGTTTGAGCTGGACGAGGAGTTCGATCCGGATTTCCTGATTGAGCAGCACGGCAATACCAGGTCACCCTGGTCACAGATGGCTGGCAAGGGCATAGTGGCCGATGATGCTGATGATTTGCTCGATGAGCTGGGGATCTAA
- a CDS encoding LacI family DNA-binding transcriptional regulator, with protein MASKATSIDIAYRAGVSQSTVSRALRDSPLVSPETKEKIRAIARELNYKVDKNASNLRTQNSHTLALLLCEDPTNDDSLINPFFLSMLGSITRATAKQGYDLLVSFQQLSSDWHADYEDSNKADGIILLGYGDFVDYEHKLERLLAQNTHFVIWGAEHNKSTVASVGCDNQQGGLIATEHLLSLGRKSVAFLGDASSHSPEFRDRYLGHVRALKDAGLVADKRCQVDAISTESAGFDAANKLIRKGAQFDAIFAASDLIAIGAIRALKEAGLRVPEDVAVVGYDDIPVASFANPPLTTIKQNTQLAGEMLVESLLKLIHGEAVPPRLIPTSLVVRKSCGIDLGD; from the coding sequence ATGGCGAGTAAAGCGACCTCTATCGATATTGCCTATCGGGCGGGTGTGTCCCAGTCCACTGTGTCCCGCGCCCTGAGGGACAGCCCCTTGGTGAGTCCGGAAACCAAGGAAAAAATCCGTGCCATTGCCCGCGAGCTTAACTACAAGGTAGATAAAAACGCCAGTAATCTGCGTACCCAAAACAGCCATACCCTGGCATTGCTGCTGTGTGAAGATCCCACCAACGACGACTCCCTGATTAATCCTTTCTTTTTGTCGATGCTGGGCTCTATTACCCGGGCTACTGCAAAACAGGGCTACGATTTGTTGGTGTCTTTTCAGCAGCTTTCCAGCGATTGGCACGCCGACTATGAAGACAGCAACAAAGCAGACGGTATTATTCTGCTTGGCTACGGTGACTTTGTGGACTATGAGCACAAGCTGGAGCGCTTGCTGGCCCAAAATACTCACTTTGTGATTTGGGGTGCTGAGCACAACAAGTCGACGGTGGCTTCTGTGGGCTGTGATAATCAGCAGGGCGGCTTAATAGCCACCGAACACCTACTTTCCCTTGGTCGCAAATCCGTGGCATTTTTGGGGGATGCCTCAAGCCACAGCCCTGAGTTTCGCGACCGCTACCTTGGCCATGTCAGGGCGCTTAAAGATGCGGGCCTTGTGGCCGATAAGCGCTGCCAGGTGGATGCCATCAGCACTGAAAGTGCCGGCTTTGATGCGGCCAACAAGCTTATTCGCAAGGGTGCCCAGTTTGATGCCATCTTTGCCGCCAGTGATTTGATTGCCATCGGGGCCATCAGGGCCCTGAAAGAAGCCGGGCTCAGGGTGCCCGAAGACGTGGCTGTGGTGGGCTACGATGATATTCCGGTGGCGAGCTTTGCCAATCCGCCACTGACTACCATCAAGCAAAACACCCAACTTGCCGGTGAAATGTTGGTGGAAAGCCTGCTCAAACTCATTCACGGCGAGGCTGTGCCACCACGGTTAATCCCGACCAGCCTGGTGGTGAGGAAATCCTGTGGCATTGACCTTGGCGATTAA
- a CDS encoding glycoside hydrolase family 15 protein, whose product MPLPRSNYQGDAFVPVTHSSSLRALSLAIAAALGVSACQKAPAPQETTPDKAMVKIAPGAPGNTPLWAFAGKTGIGTSYEPYVDGAYVSTVENPVSRVWYSVANGVLTETMYGLIHNAQLRELSFIIKGEDFIDFEAKDANHHQDYLHLDDKGLPESLALLLTSTDKEQKYRIEKKIVTDPHRDSLIMRVSIEALEDGITPFLYADPHIDNGGADDLAYLSDTGFVVTDKADASSALSLEISIDFVRRQVGFEGVSSGVEAIKAGHPLPGYSQTFADAAAPQVGNVALTGELKTLARGETLTFDVVLGFGQGADAATANARASLTAGFDSLAQDFRGNDTTPGWRQYLASLPALSAMGNATADNGRLLNLSAMVLKAQEDKTHAGALIASLSNPWGDTIPAVTPSTGYKAVWPRDFYQCAMAFLALGDTQTPKVAFEYLKQIQAGPGLKGYEGAPGWFLQKTHVDGQIEWVAVQLDQTAMPIMLGWKLWQAGELSDDEARHWYQEMLKSAADFLVSGGHIKLDWNERTITPPSTQQERWEEQAGFSPSTIAAVITGLQAAAALAEHAGDSEGAQKYLAAATRYSEQLEARTVTNKGLLSDKPYILRISPEGTPDTDAKLADNNGRPGLDQRQILDGGFLELVRYGVRTADNPLVLNTLALVDDTTLEDNLRIRYDFTTAQGQAFPGFRRYGNDGYGEDTVTGANYAENGSNSANQRGRVWPFFTGERGHYELAKATVGGQPLSEADKRRLINTYVAGMESLANGGGMLPEQVWDGVGDATRFGYRLGDGTNSATPLAWTHAEYVKLVRSVHDAKVWDNYPFAKQPAPETK is encoded by the coding sequence ATGCCGCTGCCCAGGTCTAATTATCAGGGAGACGCTTTCGTGCCAGTGACCCATTCTTCTTCGCTTCGTGCCCTCAGCCTTGCCATAGCAGCCGCGCTTGGTGTGTCTGCCTGCCAAAAGGCCCCTGCACCCCAGGAAACCACTCCGGATAAGGCGATGGTGAAAATTGCCCCGGGCGCGCCCGGCAACACGCCCTTGTGGGCCTTCGCAGGCAAAACCGGAATAGGTACCAGTTACGAACCCTATGTGGACGGTGCTTATGTGAGTACCGTCGAGAATCCGGTGAGCCGGGTGTGGTATTCGGTGGCCAACGGCGTGCTGACCGAAACCATGTATGGTCTGATTCACAATGCTCAGCTTCGTGAGCTGTCCTTTATCATTAAGGGCGAGGATTTTATTGATTTTGAAGCCAAAGATGCCAACCATCACCAGGACTATCTGCACCTGGATGATAAAGGGCTTCCGGAGTCCCTGGCACTGCTGCTCACCAGTACCGATAAAGAGCAAAAATACCGCATCGAGAAAAAGATAGTCACAGATCCCCATCGGGATTCTCTTATCATGAGGGTCAGCATTGAAGCCCTCGAAGATGGCATTACCCCCTTCCTGTATGCCGATCCGCACATCGATAATGGTGGCGCCGATGACCTGGCGTATCTGTCTGACACCGGTTTTGTTGTTACCGATAAGGCAGACGCTTCCAGCGCCTTGAGTCTGGAGATCAGTATCGATTTCGTGCGCCGTCAGGTGGGCTTTGAAGGGGTATCCAGTGGCGTCGAGGCCATTAAGGCCGGGCATCCCCTACCCGGCTACAGCCAAACCTTTGCCGATGCCGCGGCTCCCCAGGTGGGGAACGTGGCCCTCACCGGCGAGCTTAAAACACTGGCCAGGGGTGAAACCCTCACGTTTGATGTAGTACTGGGCTTTGGTCAGGGTGCGGATGCAGCAACGGCCAACGCCAGGGCGTCCCTTACCGCCGGCTTTGATTCGCTGGCACAGGACTTCAGAGGCAACGACACAACCCCCGGCTGGCGCCAGTATTTGGCGTCCTTGCCAGCCCTCAGCGCCATGGGTAATGCCACGGCAGACAATGGCCGCCTCCTTAACCTGAGTGCCATGGTGCTCAAGGCACAGGAAGACAAAACCCATGCAGGCGCGCTGATTGCCTCCCTCTCCAACCCTTGGGGCGATACCATACCTGCGGTCACGCCAAGCACTGGTTACAAGGCCGTTTGGCCAAGGGATTTTTATCAGTGCGCCATGGCGTTTTTAGCCCTGGGTGATACCCAAACCCCCAAGGTCGCATTTGAGTACCTCAAACAGATCCAGGCAGGCCCGGGTCTCAAAGGCTACGAAGGTGCGCCCGGTTGGTTCCTGCAAAAGACCCATGTGGATGGGCAAATAGAATGGGTTGCGGTGCAGCTGGACCAAACTGCCATGCCGATTATGCTTGGCTGGAAGCTGTGGCAAGCCGGTGAGCTCAGTGATGATGAGGCACGTCACTGGTATCAGGAGATGCTCAAGAGCGCGGCCGACTTTTTGGTCAGCGGCGGTCACATTAAACTCGACTGGAATGAGCGTACCATCACCCCACCCAGTACCCAACAGGAACGCTGGGAAGAACAGGCCGGGTTTTCACCTTCTACCATAGCGGCTGTGATTACCGGTTTGCAGGCAGCAGCAGCCCTTGCCGAGCATGCAGGCGACAGCGAAGGGGCGCAGAAATACCTCGCTGCTGCCACGCGCTACAGTGAGCAGCTCGAAGCTCGTACCGTAACAAACAAAGGGCTGCTGTCGGACAAACCCTATATTCTGCGGATTTCCCCCGAGGGCACACCGGATACCGACGCCAAGCTCGCCGACAATAATGGTCGTCCGGGGCTGGATCAGCGTCAGATCCTCGATGGTGGCTTCCTGGAGTTGGTGCGTTATGGCGTGCGCACCGCTGACAATCCACTCGTCCTCAATACCCTTGCTCTGGTGGACGACACGACCCTGGAAGACAATCTGCGCATCCGTTATGACTTCACCACGGCCCAGGGACAGGCATTTCCCGGCTTCAGGCGTTACGGTAACGACGGCTACGGCGAAGATACTGTCACAGGCGCCAACTATGCCGAGAACGGCAGCAACAGTGCCAATCAGCGTGGACGGGTATGGCCCTTCTTTACCGGCGAGCGCGGTCATTATGAGCTTGCCAAAGCCACAGTGGGTGGCCAACCACTCAGTGAGGCCGATAAGCGCCGCCTGATTAATACCTACGTGGCAGGAATGGAAAGCCTTGCCAACGGCGGCGGTATGCTGCCTGAACAGGTGTGGGACGGTGTGGGCGACGCCACCCGCTTTGGCTATCGTTTGGGTGATGGTACCAACTCGGCGACCCCCCTTGCCTGGACCCACGCCGAATACGTAAAACTGGTGCGCTCCGTCCATGATGCCAAGGTCTGGGATAACTACCCCTTCGCCAAGCAGCCAGCCCCTGAAACAAAGTAG
- a CDS encoding MFS transporter: MTSHTSPLKDKPPLSFWQIFNMCFGFLGIQFGFALQNANVSRIFQTLGASIDDIPILWIAGPLTGLLVQPIVGYLSDNTWNRFGRRRPYFLIGAVLTTLALFIMPHSPYLWVAAGMLWIMDASINIAMEPFRAFVGDKLPESQRAKGFAMQSFFIGIGAVVASALPYLLSNFAGVSNIAPEGQIADTVRYSFYLGGVVLLAAVGWTIISSREYSPEELSRFKGHEQSGFERHHGRTPEAYRKGALVWSTLGLAITAATFAADLDKQLYLLGLGVFAFGPLQWYCAQRLSAAGKRSGKLGMVFEVVDDLFHMPHAMKRLALVQFFSWFALFAMWIYTTAAVTSYHYHSSDVLSKAYNDGADWVGVLFASYNGFAALAAMVIPLQCMLLGLKGAHIMNLCLGGIGLMSFYLIADPALLWIPMIGVGFAWASILSVPYAILSTSLPGNKLGVYMGIFNFFIVIPQLVAATVLGFILKSLFGNEPIYALILGGSAMILAALSVLFVPAREQEPGRSNAAAQV; this comes from the coding sequence ATGACTTCCCACACATCCCCACTCAAAGATAAGCCGCCACTGTCATTCTGGCAGATTTTCAACATGTGTTTCGGCTTCCTCGGTATCCAGTTTGGCTTTGCACTGCAAAATGCCAACGTCAGCCGTATTTTTCAGACCCTGGGCGCCAGCATCGATGATATCCCCATCCTGTGGATAGCGGGCCCCCTCACCGGTCTCCTGGTACAGCCCATCGTGGGCTATCTGTCCGACAACACCTGGAATCGTTTTGGCCGTCGTCGCCCCTACTTTCTGATTGGCGCTGTGCTGACCACACTGGCGCTGTTTATCATGCCCCACTCGCCCTATCTGTGGGTGGCAGCGGGTATGCTGTGGATAATGGATGCCTCTATCAATATCGCCATGGAGCCATTTCGCGCCTTCGTAGGCGATAAATTGCCGGAGTCACAGCGGGCAAAAGGTTTTGCCATGCAGAGCTTTTTTATCGGCATAGGCGCCGTGGTGGCCTCCGCGCTGCCTTATCTGCTGTCTAATTTTGCCGGTGTCTCCAATATCGCGCCTGAAGGACAAATTGCCGACACCGTGCGTTACTCCTTTTATCTTGGCGGTGTTGTGCTGCTTGCAGCCGTTGGCTGGACCATTATCAGCAGCCGCGAATACAGCCCGGAAGAACTCAGCCGCTTTAAGGGGCACGAGCAATCCGGGTTTGAACGCCACCATGGTCGTACGCCAGAGGCTTACCGCAAAGGCGCTCTGGTATGGAGCACTCTGGGCCTTGCCATCACAGCAGCAACCTTTGCCGCCGATCTGGATAAACAACTGTATCTGCTTGGTCTTGGTGTATTCGCCTTTGGCCCGCTGCAATGGTACTGCGCCCAGCGTTTAAGCGCGGCGGGCAAGCGCAGCGGCAAGCTTGGAATGGTATTTGAAGTGGTAGACGACCTCTTCCACATGCCCCATGCCATGAAGCGTCTGGCGCTGGTGCAGTTTTTCTCCTGGTTTGCGCTCTTTGCCATGTGGATTTACACCACGGCGGCGGTGACCTCGTATCACTATCACAGCAGTGATGTGCTCTCCAAAGCCTACAATGACGGCGCCGACTGGGTTGGTGTGCTCTTTGCCTCATACAACGGCTTTGCGGCACTGGCTGCCATGGTGATCCCGCTGCAGTGTATGCTACTGGGCCTTAAGGGCGCTCACATCATGAATTTGTGCCTTGGCGGGATTGGGCTGATGAGCTTTTACCTGATTGCCGATCCTGCTCTGCTGTGGATACCCATGATAGGGGTTGGTTTTGCATGGGCCTCTATCCTGTCTGTGCCCTATGCCATACTCTCCACCAGCCTGCCGGGCAACAAGCTCGGTGTATACATGGGGATCTTCAACTTTTTCATTGTGATCCCCCAGCTGGTGGCCGCCACAGTGCTTGGTTTTATTCTCAAGAGCCTGTTTGGCAATGAACCCATATACGCTTTGATCCTCGGTGGCAGCGCCATGATATTGGCCGCCCTGTCAGTACTATTCGTCCCTGCCAGAGAGCAGGAACCCGGGCGCAGCAATGCCGCTGCCCAGGTCTAA
- a CDS encoding FMN-binding negative transcriptional regulator, which produces MYIPAPMSLTDAEAVSLIDSHPFALLISNQQRLVASHLPLVFDSDRRRIIGHMARANGQWRALDGQSVLAVFSGPHAYISPRWYQAKPAVPTWNYSAAHVYGTFNLLDEKEDDGGVEAVLKHTIARFEPELWDDETLMPKDYVGKLSKAIVAFEIVVERIEAKAKLGQHRKMGDQEGVSAALKSSERLDDMALYREMQRMGLGLGTDSQTEQVDQSREK; this is translated from the coding sequence TTGTACATTCCCGCGCCCATGAGTCTCACCGATGCTGAGGCTGTGAGTTTAATCGATAGCCATCCCTTTGCCTTGCTTATCTCCAATCAGCAGAGGCTGGTGGCAAGCCATTTGCCACTGGTGTTTGACAGTGACAGACGCAGGATTATTGGGCATATGGCGAGGGCCAACGGCCAATGGCGTGCCCTGGATGGCCAATCTGTGCTGGCGGTGTTTTCTGGCCCTCATGCCTACATAAGCCCCCGTTGGTATCAGGCAAAACCCGCTGTACCGACCTGGAACTACAGTGCGGCCCATGTGTATGGCACCTTTAACTTGCTTGACGAAAAAGAGGATGATGGTGGCGTTGAGGCCGTACTCAAGCACACCATCGCCCGATTTGAACCTGAGTTATGGGATGACGAGACCCTGATGCCCAAAGACTATGTTGGCAAACTGAGCAAGGCGATAGTCGCGTTTGAGATTGTGGTCGAACGCATCGAGGCCAAGGCCAAACTGGGCCAGCATCGCAAGATGGGCGATCAAGAGGGTGTTTCGGCGGCGCTCAAGTCTTCCGAACGGCTCGATGACATGGCCCTTTACCGTGAAATGCAGCGGATGGGACTGGGGCTGGGCACGGATAGCCAGACTGAACAAGTGGACCAAAGCAGAGAAAAGTAG
- a CDS encoding alpha-amylase family protein, with amino-acid sequence MAFVSSRRISLLALTSLTALLGCNVPHNSNTDMSTTQITSADAVTMKQQASTPSPLVYQLLPRVFGNQNLTNTPWGSIEENGSGKFADIDEVVLADLKHLGVSHVWYTGVLHHASVTDYSTYGIPRDDADVVKGLAGSPYAIRDYYNVNPDLALNPEKRLEEFKQLIARTHKAGLKVIIDIVPNHVARHYQSLSAPAGIQNLGAGDDTQKAYAKSNHFYYVPGADFKVPDETNRPPSASLDKVNAAQDGHFQESPAKWTGNGATSPKPDASDWYETVKLNYGVTPDGKHEFPEVPAALAFAPIEHHQAFWSTQHNLPDTWYKIREISRFWLSLGVDGFRFDMAEMVPLSFWSFLASDIKVVNPDALLIAEVYEPGRYRDFIGLGKLDLLYDKVGLYDSLKAVSQQGIANPDAVDTAQIGERLTEIRDIAPHMLHFLENHDEQRIASPEFLGRAERALPSLAVSLYATEGPFLLYFGQSLGEDGSETGGFGKPSRTSIFDYVSAPAMARYLKRPDTKEGSEEAAGAAQQDAQLGVASLPNERELRQAYSAMLALAGTIKSAGELKILPSTGPVFTFRRGQYLVTANFADIAVALEAVNGKALEPILSIPANQHTELAPWGVRVSLVE; translated from the coding sequence ATGGCATTTGTTTCTTCTCGCCGCATTTCCCTGCTGGCCCTGACCAGCCTGACAGCCCTGCTCGGCTGCAACGTGCCACACAATAGCAACACGGATATGTCAACAACCCAGATAACATCCGCTGACGCGGTAACGATGAAACAGCAGGCGTCCACACCCTCGCCTCTGGTGTATCAGCTCTTGCCCCGGGTCTTTGGCAATCAAAACCTCACCAACACCCCCTGGGGCAGCATAGAGGAAAATGGCAGCGGTAAATTTGCCGATATCGATGAGGTGGTGCTGGCTGACCTTAAACACCTGGGGGTAAGTCATGTGTGGTACACGGGTGTCTTGCATCATGCCTCCGTGACTGACTACAGTACCTATGGCATTCCCCGGGATGATGCCGATGTGGTCAAGGGGCTGGCGGGCTCCCCCTACGCCATCCGAGATTATTACAATGTGAATCCCGACCTGGCACTCAACCCCGAAAAACGACTGGAGGAATTTAAACAGCTGATAGCACGCACCCACAAGGCGGGGCTTAAGGTCATAATCGACATAGTGCCCAACCATGTGGCGCGTCATTACCAATCCCTGTCGGCGCCTGCGGGCATTCAAAATCTGGGTGCCGGGGACGACACCCAAAAGGCCTACGCCAAAAGCAATCACTTCTACTATGTGCCGGGGGCCGACTTTAAGGTGCCCGACGAGACAAACCGACCTCCTTCGGCAAGTCTTGATAAGGTGAATGCCGCACAGGATGGCCATTTTCAGGAGTCTCCCGCCAAATGGACCGGCAATGGTGCCACCAGCCCCAAACCCGATGCGTCTGACTGGTATGAAACGGTTAAGCTCAATTACGGGGTGACACCGGATGGCAAACATGAGTTCCCTGAGGTGCCTGCGGCGCTGGCCTTTGCCCCTATAGAGCATCATCAGGCCTTTTGGTCCACGCAGCACAACCTGCCCGATACCTGGTACAAAATTCGGGAAATCAGCCGATTTTGGTTGAGCCTGGGCGTCGATGGATTCCGCTTTGATATGGCGGAAATGGTGCCTTTGTCCTTCTGGAGTTTTCTTGCCAGCGATATCAAGGTCGTTAATCCTGACGCGCTGCTCATTGCCGAGGTGTACGAGCCCGGCCGTTACCGGGACTTTATCGGCCTGGGAAAACTGGACTTGCTCTACGACAAAGTTGGCCTGTACGACAGTCTCAAGGCCGTCAGCCAGCAAGGCATAGCCAATCCAGATGCCGTGGATACGGCCCAAATCGGTGAGCGATTAACCGAAATCCGCGATATCGCGCCCCATATGCTGCACTTTTTGGAAAACCACGACGAACAGCGTATCGCCAGCCCGGAGTTTTTGGGCAGGGCTGAGCGGGCCTTGCCGTCACTGGCGGTCTCCCTGTATGCCACCGAAGGGCCTTTTCTGCTCTATTTCGGCCAAAGCCTGGGTGAGGACGGCAGCGAAACCGGCGGTTTTGGCAAACCCAGCCGCACCAGCATATTCGATTACGTCAGTGCACCGGCCATGGCCCGTTATCTGAAAAGGCCAGACACGAAAGAGGGCAGCGAGGAAGCTGCCGGAGCGGCGCAGCAGGATGCACAACTGGGTGTTGCCAGTTTGCCCAACGAGCGCGAACTCAGGCAGGCCTACAGTGCCATGCTGGCTCTGGCCGGCACCATCAAGTCGGCCGGTGAGCTTAAGATTTTGCCATCCACAGGGCCCGTATTCACGTTTCGCCGGGGGCAGTATCTGGTCACGGCAAACTTCGCCGATATAGCGGTAGCCCTTGAGGCAGTGAACGGGAAAGCGCTGGAGCCAATCCTCAGTATTCCGGCAAATCAGCACACCGAGCTTGCCCCCTGGGGAGTGCGCGTCAGTCTGGTGGAATAA